A region of the Stutzerimonas stutzeri genome:
AGGGTGTTATCCGGTGACGGAGAACGCTTCGCGTCCGAATTGCACGGACGCGACGAGGCTAATGACCTAACCCGCATGGCTAACGCATGTGAATCGTCGCCAGAACCCTCGTAATTATCGACGGGCCTACGGCAATTATTGGCCTCAGCCAAAAACGGCATAGCAGTTGGCATCACAGTCAAAGCTTGTGATGCGGTACCACACAACTGTCGGGGGATAGACGAAGCCTAAACGGGGAATAGATGCGACTCGGGGAACGTGGTAATCCCGACCACTCGCCTGGCCAGTAGCATCGGTCAGGCAGGCAAACCGCAAGGGGCGCTGATGGGTGTGGGGAATGGGAGGATGCAAAAAGCGAAGGGCTGCCTGTAATGGGTGGCATACCGGTTGAAACATTACCGGCAGGGGCAACCCTGGCTGACGTGCATCTGGTTTACGAGCGCAAAACATAGCCGCTGATTCCAGCGATAACAAACGACCCTATGGGCGACTACTGCCCATAGGGGAGTAGTCCGTCCTGAATGTCGTGATTTCAGGAGGACAGTATGAAAACGCAACCAGCAGCACCGGTCGCGTCTGCGTCCTTCGACGGGATGAAGGACTGGCACGATCGTATCCGTCCGGCCAACTCACCTTCCGAACTCCAGCATTAAGGACGATGGTGTCCGCGTATTTTTAAGCGGACGCGATAGCCCTTATCGCCGGGATTTCCATGCGCCAACGAAGCTCTTACCCCAAACCGTTCAAGGCCCAGGTTGTTCAGGAGTGCCTGCAACCCGGTGCGACCGTTTCCAGCGTTGCCATCCGCCACGGCATCAATGCCAACGTCATTCGCAAGTGGCTACCGCTTTATCGAGATCAACTGCCAGCGGCGTTGCCGGCGTTCGTTCCTGCGAGAGTTACGCCAAAACGACCAGTTGAACCAGCTGTGATTATCGAGCTACCGCTGGGCGAGCAATCGATCACAGTGAAATGGCCAGCTTCCGATCCTGAAGGATGCGCCCGCTTTGTCCGGGGGCTCGCCCAGTGATCCGTATCGATAGTATCTGGCTCGCCACCGAACCCATGGATATGCGCGCGGGCACTGAAACCGCGTTGGCCCGCGTAGTGGCGGTGTTCGGTGCGGCGAAGCCGCACTGTGCTTACCTGTTCGCCAACCGCCGCGCCAACCGCATGAAAGTGTTGGTGCATGACGGTGTAGGGATCTGGCTGGCCGCGCGGCGATTGAACCAAGGCAAGTTTCACTGGCCAGGCATCCGCCACGGCTCGGAAGTTGAACTCGACACCGAGCAACTTCAGGCGTTGGTACTGGGGCTGCCCTGGCAGCGGGTCGGTGCGGGCGGCGCGATCACAGTGCTGTAGCACCGGCCATTAGCCTATCGCTTTATCTGCGCGGATCGCCTGCTCTGGCACAATCAGCGGCATGACTTCCTTGCCCAATCTCGACCAACTAACACCTGAGCAACTGCGCGCACTGGCCGCGCAGTTGCTCACGCAGGTCGATTCGATGGGCAAAAAGATCCACCGTGATCAAACCATCATCGAGCAGCTCACCCACGAAATCGCCTGGTTCAAGCGCCACAAGTTCGCCAAGCGTAGCGAGCAACTAAGCCCTGAACAGGGCAGCCTGCTGGATGATTTGCTCGACACGGACATCGCCGCCATCGAGGCGGAACTGAAAACCCTCAATCCTCCGGCGGCTCCGGCTGAACCCCGCCAACAGCCCAAGCGCGCGCCGCTGCCAGCCCAGTTTCCGCGTACTGTGATCCGTCACGAGCCGCAGAACACTCAATGCGCCTGCGGCTGCCCGCTGCAACGCATCGGCGAAGACATCAGCGAAAAGCTGGATTACACGCCTGGCGTGTTCACCGTCGAACAGCATGTGCGTGGCAAGTGGGCCTGCCGCCAGTGCGAAACATTGATCCAGGCGCCGGTACCAGCCCAGGTGATCGACAAGGGCATCCCCACCGCCGGCCTTCTGGCTCACGTGATGGTGGCCAAATTCGCCGACCACTTGCCGCTATATCGGCAAGAGAAAATCTTTGGCCGTGCCGGCCTGGCCATCGCTCGCTCGACACTGGCGCAGTGGGTCGGACAAACCGGCGTGCAGCTCCAGCCGCTAGTCGATGCCCTGCGCGAAGCCGTGCTGGGCCAACGCGTGATCCACGCTGACGAAACCCCGGTGCAAATGCTCACCCCAGGCGAGAAGAAAACCCATCGGGCTTACGTCTGGGCCTACAGCACCACACCCTTCGCCGATCTGAAGGCCGTGGTGTATGACTTCAGTCCCAGCCGTGCCGGCGAGCATGCGCGCAATTTTCTTGGTCAGTGGAATGGCAAGCTGGTCTGCGACGACTTCGCTGGCTACAAGGCCAGCTTCGAGCAAGGCATTACCGAAATCGGCTGCATGGCCCACGCCCGCCGCAAATTTTTCGATCTGCACTCAGCGAACAAAAGCCAGTTAGCCGAACAGGCGCTGCACTCCATTGCCGGGCTGTATGAAATCGAGCGGCAAGCACGGCACATGAGCGATGAAGAACGCTGGCGAATACGCCAGGAAAAGTCTTCACCGATCCTCGATGCGCTGCATGACTGGATGCTGGCCCAGCATGATCGGGTGCCCAATGGATCAGCCACGGCAAAAGCCCTGGATTACAGCCTAAAACGCTGGCTAGCGCTGACGCGCTATCTGGAAGATGGAGCCGTGCCCATCGACAACAATCAGGTCGAGAACCAGATTCGTCCATGGGCCCTGGGGCGCTCGAACTGGTTGTTTGCCGGGTCGCTACGCAGCGGCAAACGCGCGGCGGCGATCATGAGCCTGATCCAGTCGGCCCGCATGAACGGGCATGATCCGTATGCCTATCTCAAGGACGTGCTGACACGCCTGCCGACGCAACGGGCGAGTGAGGTCGGCCAACTGCTGCCGCATCAGTGGGCGCCTGCCTGAGTCGCGCAAGGTGAGTTCGGCGTACGCTTACGCACGATCTGGATTGGGCCAGGATTCAACAAACCGTTCGGAAAACGCAGCTAAAGATTGCGCAGGCAACTGGGGAAGGTGACTGGCGCAGGGTTAAACGCCTGCAACGACTGCTGACCCACTCGTTCTATGGCCGCTGTCTGGCTGTAAGGCGAGTCACGGAGAACCGGGGTCGCAAGACGCCGGGTGTCGATGGAGAAACCTGGGGAACGCCTCAGGCCAAGCTCCAGGCCGTGGGACGTCTGTCGAAAAAGCGAGGCTATCGGCCCAAGCCGCTACGGCGGGTATGGATACCGAAGCCCGGCAAGCCAGAGAAACGCCCACTGGGTATCCCGACGATGTTGGATCGGGCCATGCAGGCGCTGTATCTGCAAGCGTTGGAACCTGTAATCGAAAGCACCAGCGATCCGAAATCCTATGGATTTCGCCCGGATCGTTCGACTGCTGACGCAATGGTCGAGCTTTTCCACCTGCTGTCGCCGCAAACGGCGCCGGTCTGGATTCTGGAAGGGGACATCAAAGGTTTCTTCGACAACATTAACCATGAATGGCTGTGCCGGAATGTTCCGATGGACAGGACGGTGCTGCGCAAGTGGTTGAAGGCCGGGGTTATCGACCGGCGACAACTCATGGCTACGGAGGCCGGGACGCCGCAGGGAGGGATTATCTCGCCCTGTCTGGCAAACGCTACCCTGAATGGTCTGGAGACCCAGCTGAAGCGCCATCTGGCGCAGAAACTGGGTGTCATGAAGGCCCGAAAG
Encoded here:
- the tnpB gene encoding IS66 family insertion sequence element accessory protein TnpB (TnpB, as the term is used for proteins encoded by IS66 family insertion elements, is considered an accessory protein, since TnpC, encoded by a neighboring gene, is a DDE family transposase.); amino-acid sequence: MIRIDSIWLATEPMDMRAGTETALARVVAVFGAAKPHCAYLFANRRANRMKVLVHDGVGIWLAARRLNQGKFHWPGIRHGSEVELDTEQLQALVLGLPWQRVGAGGAITVL
- the tnpC gene encoding IS66 family transposase — translated: MTSLPNLDQLTPEQLRALAAQLLTQVDSMGKKIHRDQTIIEQLTHEIAWFKRHKFAKRSEQLSPEQGSLLDDLLDTDIAAIEAELKTLNPPAAPAEPRQQPKRAPLPAQFPRTVIRHEPQNTQCACGCPLQRIGEDISEKLDYTPGVFTVEQHVRGKWACRQCETLIQAPVPAQVIDKGIPTAGLLAHVMVAKFADHLPLYRQEKIFGRAGLAIARSTLAQWVGQTGVQLQPLVDALREAVLGQRVIHADETPVQMLTPGEKKTHRAYVWAYSTTPFADLKAVVYDFSPSRAGEHARNFLGQWNGKLVCDDFAGYKASFEQGITEIGCMAHARRKFFDLHSANKSQLAEQALHSIAGLYEIERQARHMSDEERWRIRQEKSSPILDALHDWMLAQHDRVPNGSATAKALDYSLKRWLALTRYLEDGAVPIDNNQVENQIRPWALGRSNWLFAGSLRSGKRAAAIMSLIQSARMNGHDPYAYLKDVLTRLPTQRASEVGQLLPHQWAPA
- the tnpA gene encoding IS66-like element accessory protein TnpA; this translates as MRQRSSYPKPFKAQVVQECLQPGATVSSVAIRHGINANVIRKWLPLYRDQLPAALPAFVPARVTPKRPVEPAVIIELPLGEQSITVKWPASDPEGCARFVRGLAQ